The following coding sequences lie in one Phalacrocorax aristotelis chromosome 2, bGulAri2.1, whole genome shotgun sequence genomic window:
- the OTUD1 gene encoding OTU domain-containing protein 1 has translation MQLYSSVITHYPAGGTAAAAAAAPPSPAGVFKVSLSPGPPSAEAPSAVDAAGPSPATESPAKDAFIPGGGSSSAAAAMPAFSCLEVMPSGPTAGPGSRPAGGPQYSSCAQVTVSRRRPPERIVPIRIVQRAEAPGELVPASPRSRAWLEGILESMRQAGGDGEAAALPPLAEEPSNRSLRLSEHCQALQAAAAGAQPAPVPGCRPAERSGSQAQPAAGGPSRGEEEEDEDGRGAGARRGPGSRPERSEKLALYLAEVEKQDKYLRQKGRFRFHIIPDGNCLYRAVCKAVYGDQRLHSELREQTVHYIADHLDHFNPIIEGDVGEFLIGAAQDGAWAGYPELLAMGQMLNVNIHLTTGGRPESPTVSTMVHYLGPEDPTRPSIWLSWLSNGHYDAVLDRVCPNPEYEAWCRQTQVQRRRDEELAKSMAVSLSKMYIEQNACS, from the coding sequence ATGCAGCTCTACAGCTCCGTGATCACCCACTACCCGGCGGGCGGGACGgccgccgcagccgccgcggccccgccgagccccgccggTGTCTTCAAGGTTTCCTTGTCGCCGGGACCGCCCTCCGCGGAGGCACCGAGCGCCGTTGACGCCGCGGGCCCGAGCCCGGCCACCGAGAGCCCCGCCAAGGACGCCTTCATTCCCggggggggaagcagcagcgccgccgccgccatgccCGCCTTCTCCTGCCTGGAGGTGATGCCGAGCGGCCCCACGGCGGGCCCCGGCAGCCGGCCGGCGGGCGGCCCCCAGTACAGCTCCTGCGCGCAGGTCACCGTcagccgccgccggccgccggAGCGGATCGTGCCCATCCGCATCGTGCAGCGAGCCGAGGCCCCCGGCGAGCTGGTGCCGGCCTCGCCGCGCAGCCGGGCCTGGCTGGAGGGCATCCTGGAGAGCATGCGGCAGGCCGGGGGGGACGGCGAGGCCGCCGCCCTGCCGCCGCTCGCCGAGGAGCCCAGCAACCGCAGCCTGCGCCTCAGCGAGCACTGCCAGGCGCTGCaggcggcggccgccggcgcCCAGCCCGCGCCGGTCCCCGGCTGTCGCCCCGCGGAGAGGAGCGGCAGCCAGGCGCagcccgccgccggcggcccctcgcgcggggaggaggaggaggatgaggatggaaGGGGTGCCGGTGCGCGCAGGGGGCCGGGCAGCAGGCCGGAGCGCAGCGAGAAGCTGGCGCTGTACCTGGCCGAGGTGGAGAAGCAGGACAAGTACCTGCGGCAGAAGGGCCGGTTCCGCTTCCACATCATCCCCGACGGGAACTGCCTCTACCGCGCCGTCTGCAAGGCGGTGTACGGGGACCAGCGGCTGCACAGCGAGCTCCGCGAGCAGACAGTCCACTACATCGCCGACCACCTGGACCACTTCAACCCCATCATCGAGGGCGACGTGGGAGAGTTCCTCATCGGCGCCGCCCAGGACGGGGCCTGGGCCGGCTACCCGGAGCTGCTGGCCATGGGGCAGATGCTGAACGTGAACATCCACCTCACCACGGGCGGCCGGCCCGAGAGCCCCACCGTTTCCACCATGGTTCACTACCTGGGGCCCGAGGACCCGACGCGGCCCAGCATCTGGCTGAGCTGGCTTAGCAATGGGCACTACGACGCAGTGCTGGACCGCGTGTGCCCCAACCCGGAGTACGAGGCGTGGTGCAGACAGACTCAGGTACAGCGCAGGCGGGATGAGGAGCTGGCCAAGTCCATGGCGGTGTCCTTGTCCAAGATGTACATCGAGCAGAACGCCTGCTCTTGA